In endosymbiont of unidentified scaly snail isolate Monju, the following are encoded in one genomic region:
- the lptM gene encoding LPS translocon maturation chaperone LptM, translated as MRLLSLLLLSLVLLSACGQRGPLYLPDRTDAPQEAR; from the coding sequence ATGCGCCTGTTGTCCCTCCTGTTGCTGAGCCTCGTGCTGCTGAGTGCCTGTGGCCAGCGCGGACCCCTGTACCTGCCCGACCGTACGGACGCCCCCCAGGAGGCGCGCTGA
- the trmL gene encoding tRNA (uridine(34)/cytosine(34)/5-carboxymethylaminomethyluridine(34)-2'-O)-methyltransferase TrmL gives MFHVVLYQPEIPPNTGNIIRLCANTGARLHLVGPLGFELDDRRLRRAGLDYHEYAEVVQYPRLDDFLQRVRPARLFALSTRGEERFDAPAYCPGDAFLFGPETRGLPDAVLDGVPAEHRLRLPMRPGQRSLNLSNAVAVMLFEAWRQQGFVGAAEE, from the coding sequence GTGTTTCACGTGGTTCTGTATCAACCGGAGATTCCGCCCAACACGGGCAACATCATCCGCCTGTGCGCCAACACCGGCGCGCGCCTGCACCTGGTCGGACCGCTCGGATTCGAACTGGACGACCGGCGCCTGCGGCGTGCGGGGCTGGACTATCACGAGTATGCCGAGGTGGTGCAGTATCCCCGGCTGGACGACTTCCTGCAACGGGTGCGGCCGGCTCGGCTGTTCGCCCTGAGTACCCGCGGCGAGGAGCGTTTCGACGCGCCGGCCTATTGTCCGGGCGATGCCTTCCTGTTCGGTCCCGAGACACGCGGCCTGCCCGATGCGGTGCTCGACGGCGTGCCCGCGGAACACCGCTTGCGCCTTCCCATGCGCCCGGGACAGCGCAGTCTGAACCTGTCGAATGCGGTGGCGGTGATGCTGTTCGAGGCGTGGCGTCAGCAGGGTTTCGTGGGGGCGGCGGAGGAATAG
- a CDS encoding HDOD domain-containing protein, with amino-acid sequence MEDQLTYQLYEDLNSQQLLLPSLPDVAIRVGQAVQHELADAGRVAHVIENDPAITAKLIRVANSARYGGTQPIATLPEAIARIGLETTHRLVVSFALRELFRCHAPSLARRMQQCWGRARQVAAVCHVLAQRCSGLNPEIALLVGLVHNLGEVALLAYARDFPELIEDAVRLDGLLRRLGPRLTTTILSRWEFQYTLVAATEALTQADTETASEYGDLLLIAVSRLDSPATDTPRVTAACERLQLPDCSPGALAGLLEEARREVLDLLELLGD; translated from the coding sequence GTGGAAGATCAGCTGACCTACCAGCTCTACGAAGACCTCAACAGCCAGCAACTGCTGCTGCCCAGCCTGCCCGATGTGGCAATCCGCGTGGGCCAGGCCGTGCAACACGAACTGGCCGATGCCGGTCGGGTGGCCCATGTGATCGAGAACGATCCCGCCATCACCGCCAAACTGATCCGCGTCGCCAACAGTGCCCGCTACGGGGGCACACAGCCGATTGCCACCCTGCCGGAAGCGATCGCCCGCATCGGACTGGAGACGACCCACCGGCTGGTAGTCTCCTTCGCCTTGCGTGAACTGTTTCGCTGCCATGCCCCCTCGCTGGCCCGGCGCATGCAGCAATGCTGGGGACGCGCCCGCCAGGTGGCGGCCGTCTGCCACGTCCTGGCCCAACGTTGTTCTGGCCTGAACCCTGAAATCGCCTTGCTGGTCGGCCTGGTACACAACCTCGGCGAGGTGGCGCTCCTCGCCTACGCGCGGGACTTCCCGGAACTGATCGAGGACGCCGTCCGCCTGGATGGCCTGCTCCGCCGGCTGGGGCCACGCCTCACCACCACCATCCTGTCGCGCTGGGAGTTTCAGTACACCCTGGTGGCCGCCACCGAGGCCCTGACCCAGGCAGACACCGAAACCGCCAGCGAATACGGCGACCTCCTGCTGATCGCGGTCAGCCGACTCGATTCGCCGGCTACCGATACACCCAGGGTGACGGCCGCCTGCGAGCGCCTGCAATTGCCGGACTGTTCGCCCGGCGCACTCGCCGGCTTGCTCGAAGAGGCACGACGCGAAGTGCTTGATCTGCTGGAACTGCTCGGTGACTGA
- a CDS encoding HDOD domain-containing protein translates to MPEPGIHPSPSVLAHFQRFQALSPVEREDLARQLRISTAKAGTRLLELGSTENTTLYLLEGEVELRASDGHTRIISADDPAARMPISRLRPSLYRVTARTPVKYIRVSNQLLEDLLQFERASSIIVDENYLVEESETLLNSSSETLFISSILSDLEADRLAMESPPEVGAMIGRAILDMENDPEQIAQALMVEPVLSAKLIRAANHATGRDRIDHVGQAVRQLGYERTISIVFSCVLRETLRSRTPAILAAMRSWWERSLRVSAIAYVLARLGERLDPDVAASAGLLHRLGVPVLLTYVNRTDRKIDARSLKQAIDEYANEVTRLIASMWPLGFQLRHALHDALDPMRDHNGPADYADVVIVADRHADIGQGALLQGPSLDEMPAVARLGLRDAPPEISLRIMEAANGALNGANHILEG, encoded by the coding sequence ATGCCTGAACCAGGAATCCACCCCAGCCCCAGCGTGCTCGCCCATTTTCAGCGCTTCCAGGCCCTCAGCCCGGTCGAGCGTGAAGACTTGGCGCGACAACTCAGGATAAGCACGGCCAAGGCCGGCACCCGCCTGCTGGAACTCGGCAGCACCGAAAATACCACCCTGTACCTGCTGGAAGGAGAGGTTGAACTGCGCGCCAGCGATGGCCATACCCGGATCATCTCCGCCGACGACCCGGCGGCGCGCATGCCCATCAGCCGCCTGCGGCCATCGCTCTACCGGGTAACCGCTCGCACGCCGGTCAAGTACATCCGGGTGTCCAATCAGCTTCTCGAAGACCTGCTGCAATTCGAGCGTGCGTCCTCGATCATCGTGGACGAGAACTACCTGGTCGAGGAAAGCGAGACCCTCCTGAACAGCAGCTCGGAGACGCTCTTCATCAGTAGCATCCTGTCCGATCTGGAGGCCGATCGCCTGGCCATGGAGTCACCACCGGAAGTTGGCGCCATGATCGGACGCGCCATCCTGGACATGGAGAACGATCCGGAGCAGATCGCCCAGGCACTGATGGTGGAACCGGTACTCTCGGCCAAGCTGATCCGCGCCGCCAACCACGCGACAGGCAGGGACCGCATCGATCACGTCGGCCAGGCAGTGCGCCAACTCGGGTACGAGAGGACCATCTCGATCGTGTTCAGCTGCGTACTGCGCGAGACGCTGCGCTCCCGCACCCCCGCCATCCTGGCGGCCATGCGCAGCTGGTGGGAACGCAGCCTGCGCGTCTCGGCGATCGCCTATGTGCTGGCCCGTCTCGGTGAACGCCTGGATCCCGATGTGGCCGCCAGCGCCGGCCTGCTGCATCGCCTGGGGGTACCGGTGCTGCTCACCTATGTCAATCGCACCGACCGCAAGATCGACGCCCGGAGCCTGAAACAGGCCATCGACGAATACGCCAACGAGGTCACGCGGCTGATCGCCTCGATGTGGCCTCTCGGATTTCAGTTGCGCCATGCGCTGCACGATGCCCTGGATCCCATGCGCGATCACAACGGACCCGCGGATTATGCCGACGTGGTGATCGTCGCCGACCGCCATGCCGACATCGGCCAGGGCGCCCTGCTCCAGGGCCCTTCGCTGGACGAGATGCCCGCTGTGGCGCGGCTCGGCCTGCGCGACGCGCCGCCGGAGATCAGTCTGCGGATCATGGAAGCGGCCAACGGCGCACTGAATGGCGCCAACCATATTCTGGAAGGCTGA
- the lysA gene encoding diaminopimelate decarboxylase: MDHFAYRDGELHAEEVPLRAIAECHGTPAYVYSRATLERHWRAFDAAFADRPHLVCYAVKANSNLAVLNVLARLGSGFDIVSVGELERVLAAGGDPDRVVFSGVGKRADEMARALEVGIRCFNIESVSELARLEAVAAAHGVQAPVALRVNPDVDAKTHPYISTGLRENKFGIDIAQAGDIYRRVADSAYLEVSGIDCHIGSQLTELSPFLDALDRVLELLGRLRDAGIAIDHLDLGGGLGARYRDETPPEPGDYAAALAQRLGDLDCELFVEPGRAIAANAGVLLTCVEYLKRTEARNFAIVDAAMNDLLRPALYQAWQEIVTVEQHPEGETDTWDLVGPVCETGDFLGKDRRLTLREGSLLAVRSAGAYGFTMASNYNSRPRPPELLVDGERVHVARPRETLDDLFGREAVLP; this comes from the coding sequence ATGGACCACTTCGCGTACCGCGACGGCGAGCTGCATGCCGAAGAGGTCCCCTTGCGCGCGATCGCCGAGTGCCATGGGACCCCGGCCTACGTGTATTCCCGCGCTACCCTGGAACGTCACTGGCGCGCCTTCGACGCGGCCTTTGCCGACCGGCCACACCTGGTCTGCTACGCGGTGAAGGCCAATTCCAACCTGGCGGTGCTGAACGTGCTGGCGCGCCTGGGTTCGGGTTTCGACATCGTCTCGGTGGGCGAGCTGGAGCGGGTGCTGGCCGCGGGCGGCGATCCGGACCGGGTGGTGTTCTCCGGCGTGGGCAAGCGCGCCGACGAGATGGCGCGCGCGCTGGAGGTCGGCATCCGCTGCTTCAACATTGAGTCGGTCTCCGAGCTGGCGCGCCTGGAAGCCGTTGCCGCGGCGCACGGGGTACAGGCCCCGGTGGCGCTGCGTGTCAACCCGGACGTGGATGCGAAGACCCACCCCTATATCTCCACCGGCCTGCGCGAGAACAAGTTCGGCATCGACATCGCACAGGCCGGGGACATCTATCGGCGCGTCGCCGACAGCGCCTACCTGGAGGTCTCGGGCATCGATTGCCACATCGGCTCGCAGCTCACCGAGCTGTCGCCCTTTCTCGACGCCCTCGACCGCGTGCTGGAGTTGCTGGGACGCCTGCGCGATGCCGGTATCGCCATCGACCACCTGGATCTGGGCGGCGGTCTCGGGGCGCGCTATCGCGACGAGACCCCGCCCGAGCCCGGCGACTATGCCGCGGCGCTGGCACAGCGCCTGGGTGATCTCGATTGCGAGCTGTTCGTCGAGCCGGGGCGCGCCATTGCCGCCAACGCGGGCGTGCTGCTCACGTGTGTCGAATACCTCAAGCGCACCGAGGCACGAAACTTCGCCATCGTGGATGCGGCCATGAACGACCTGCTGCGCCCCGCGCTGTACCAGGCGTGGCAGGAAATCGTCACCGTGGAACAGCACCCCGAGGGCGAGACCGACACCTGGGACCTGGTCGGCCCGGTGTGCGAGACCGGCGACTTCCTGGGCAAGGACCGCCGGCTCACCCTGCGCGAGGGCAGCTTGCTGGCGGTGCGTTCGGCCGGTGCCTATGGCTTCACCATGGCCTCCAACTACAACAGCCGGCCGCGCCCGCCGGAGCTGCTGGTCGATGGCGAACGGGTGCATGTCGCGCGCCCGCGCGAGACGCTCGACGACCTGTTCGGGCGCGAGGCCGTGCTCCCCTGA
- a CDS encoding phosphate/phosphite/phosphonate ABC transporter substrate-binding protein — translation MALIDTRRCRRLVTGLLLFCLSVPSLAGTLRLGVFPYFSAEQLVALHRPLKDYLAKTTGLHIRLVSAPDFHTFKRRTLEGHYDLLITAPHLGRVAEQRAGYRWLGVTINRSEAVFVAPRDTDIRQLADLRSKRLALPPRLAIIHQMALEALEGVGLKPGRDLTIMPRRTHDQALYAVIRGDADAAAIARPTWLRYNAPGKERLQVIGRSASIPGFAVMAHSRLAPELRERLRKALHAFAGTREGKAYFSSTGLGGVRAIETADRALLDHYLARIQAALKGE, via the coding sequence ATGGCTCTCATCGATACTCGCCGTTGCCGCCGACTCGTGACGGGCCTGCTGTTGTTCTGCCTGAGTGTCCCGTCCCTGGCCGGGACCCTGCGCCTGGGCGTCTTCCCCTATTTCTCCGCCGAGCAACTGGTCGCCCTGCACCGCCCGCTGAAGGACTACCTGGCGAAGACCACCGGGTTGCACATCCGCCTGGTGTCAGCACCGGACTTTCACACGTTCAAGCGTCGTACCCTGGAAGGCCACTACGACTTGCTCATCACCGCCCCCCATCTCGGACGGGTGGCCGAGCAGCGGGCGGGTTATCGCTGGCTGGGGGTGACGATCAATCGCTCGGAAGCCGTGTTTGTTGCCCCGCGGGACACCGATATCCGACAGCTCGCCGATCTGCGGAGCAAGCGCCTGGCTCTTCCGCCGCGCCTGGCGATCATTCACCAGATGGCGCTCGAGGCCCTGGAGGGCGTGGGGCTGAAGCCGGGCAGGGATCTCACCATCATGCCCCGCCGCACGCACGACCAGGCCCTGTACGCGGTGATTCGGGGCGATGCCGATGCCGCCGCCATCGCTCGCCCCACCTGGCTGCGCTACAATGCCCCTGGAAAAGAGCGCCTGCAGGTCATCGGGCGCTCCGCCTCCATCCCTGGTTTCGCTGTGATGGCCCATTCCCGACTCGCCCCTGAACTACGCGAACGCCTGCGCAAGGCGCTTCACGCCTTCGCCGGCACGCGCGAGGGCAAGGCCTATTTCAGCAGCACGGGGCTGGGAGGGGTGCGCGCGATCGAGACGGCCGACCGGGCACTGCTCGATCACTACCTGGCGCGTATTCAGGCAGCGCTCAAGGGGGAGTGA
- a CDS encoding class I SAM-dependent methyltransferase, with protein MQRVPEPEELMDDPAQAAAYAGADFSEANELFIRLLRQLVPQGLRGRALDLGCGPADIPIALLREYPALRIDAIDGAPSMLEQARQRLALHPGVGERLHLSCQRIPSAELPAGGYDCVMSNSLLHHLRELGDLWLNIAHCAARGAAVLVMDLARPESPLALDALVETYALNAPEILRRDFRNSLCAAWTVDEVREQIAELGLRGLEVSMVSDRHWAARGHLAGAD; from the coding sequence ATGCAGCGCGTGCCCGAACCCGAGGAGCTGATGGATGACCCGGCGCAGGCCGCCGCCTATGCCGGGGCCGATTTCAGCGAGGCCAACGAGTTGTTCATCCGCCTGTTGCGGCAACTGGTGCCGCAGGGCCTGCGCGGACGTGCACTGGACCTGGGCTGCGGTCCGGCCGACATTCCCATCGCGCTGTTGCGCGAGTACCCGGCGCTGCGTATCGACGCGATCGACGGCGCGCCGTCGATGCTCGAACAGGCTCGCCAGCGCCTGGCGCTGCACCCTGGGGTGGGCGAGCGCCTGCATCTCTCCTGCCAGCGCATTCCCAGCGCCGAACTGCCCGCCGGCGGTTACGATTGCGTGATGAGCAACAGCCTGTTGCATCACCTGCGCGAGCTCGGGGATCTGTGGCTGAACATCGCGCACTGCGCGGCGCGCGGCGCGGCCGTGCTGGTGATGGACCTGGCGCGCCCGGAGTCCCCCCTGGCGCTGGATGCCCTGGTCGAGACCTATGCCCTGAATGCGCCGGAGATCCTGCGCCGCGATTTCCGCAACTCGCTTTGCGCGGCCTGGACGGTGGACGAAGTGCGGGAACAGATTGCCGAGCTCGGCCTGCGCGGGCTGGAGGTGAGCATGGTCAGCGACCGGCACTGGGCGGCGCGCGGCCATCTGGCCGGAGCGGACTGA
- a CDS encoding cyclic nucleotide-binding domain-containing protein, with translation MLQTVIPDTHPTTTQLARLQLLDRLEPEALAALAAVTPLQHAPRGSVLLDLGETDDHLLYLLEGEIELQAADGGTRHIRHDEPSGQVPIARLRPSRYRVVAKTPVTYVTLPADAVAAGQPPETPPTIRSTKSSNRHLLAATKWKIS, from the coding sequence ATGCTGCAAACCGTCATCCCCGACACCCATCCCACGACCACCCAGCTTGCGCGTCTGCAACTGCTCGACCGGCTGGAGCCCGAGGCCCTCGCCGCGCTGGCGGCCGTCACCCCCTTGCAACACGCTCCCCGGGGCAGTGTCCTGCTCGATCTGGGCGAGACCGACGACCACCTGCTGTACCTGCTCGAGGGCGAGATCGAGCTGCAAGCCGCGGACGGCGGCACCCGGCACATCCGCCACGACGAGCCTTCGGGACAAGTACCCATCGCCCGTCTGCGTCCCAGCCGCTATCGCGTGGTGGCGAAAACCCCGGTCACCTACGTGACGCTCCCTGCCGATGCGGTGGCGGCAGGACAGCCGCCAGAGACACCGCCCACCATCAGGTCCACGAAATCATCGAACCGGCACCTACTGGCGGCGACGAAGTGGAAGATCAGCTGA
- a CDS encoding DUF484 family protein: MSLQHDDKPADTDFEQVVADYLIAHPDFLVRHPEVLAEIDIPHPTGSAVSLIERQVRILREQNHHMRDQLADLVAIARENDTLARRLHRLTLALIEARAFDEVLNTLQDELRNLFHADAVEMKLFSAEELAAHKAEHGPAMFTDFIECERPTCGKLPAEQLEYLFGSQAAETGSVALIPLHAPPLVGVLAIGSHDPQRFHAEKSVDFLKRLADIVSATLSAVSSPGS, encoded by the coding sequence ATGAGTCTGCAGCACGACGACAAGCCGGCGGACACCGATTTCGAGCAGGTGGTTGCCGACTACCTGATCGCTCACCCGGACTTCCTGGTCCGCCACCCCGAGGTGCTGGCCGAAATCGACATCCCGCACCCCACTGGTAGCGCGGTCTCGCTGATCGAGCGCCAGGTGCGCATCCTGCGCGAGCAGAATCACCACATGCGCGACCAGCTCGCCGATCTGGTCGCCATCGCCCGCGAGAACGATACCCTGGCAAGGCGCCTGCACCGGCTCACCCTGGCGCTGATCGAGGCCCGTGCCTTCGACGAGGTCCTCAACACCCTGCAGGACGAGCTGCGCAACCTGTTTCATGCCGATGCGGTGGAAATGAAGCTCTTCTCTGCAGAGGAGCTGGCCGCGCACAAGGCCGAGCATGGTCCGGCGATGTTCACCGACTTCATTGAATGTGAGCGTCCGACCTGCGGCAAGCTGCCGGCCGAGCAGCTGGAGTACCTGTTCGGTTCGCAGGCCGCCGAGACCGGCTCGGTGGCCCTGATCCCGCTGCATGCCCCGCCACTGGTCGGCGTGCTGGCGATCGGCAGCCACGATCCGCAGCGTTTTCATGCCGAGAAGAGCGTGGATTTCCTCAAGCGCCTGGCGGATATCGTCAGTGCCACCCTGAGTGCCGTCTCCAGTCCAGGATCATGA
- the xerC gene encoding tyrosine recombinase XerC: protein MSSQAEDTWLLDYLDHLRYERRLSPRTLDAYRRDLEDYLAWCRDQGCPPWEGADAQQLRRYAAARHRQGLSARSLSRRLSALRGLFTFLLRESRVRINPVAEVRAPRAVRRLPAALDVDQVGRLMDVPGEDPLARRDRAILELFYSSGLRLSELAGLDVGDLPGPDALLRVTGKGRKDRQVPVGRQAREAIEDWLQVREQLAHKGEPALFVGRHGRRLSPRAIEQRVALHARRQGLPVHVHPHMLRHSFASHLLESSGELRAVQELLGHADIATTEIYTHLDFQHLAQVYDQAHPRARRRSD from the coding sequence ATGAGTTCCCAGGCGGAAGACACCTGGCTGTTGGACTACCTGGACCACCTCCGTTACGAGCGCCGCCTGTCGCCGCGCACCCTGGATGCCTACCGTCGCGATCTGGAAGACTACCTCGCCTGGTGCCGGGACCAGGGGTGCCCGCCGTGGGAGGGTGCCGATGCCCAGCAGCTGCGCCGTTATGCCGCGGCCCGTCACCGACAGGGCCTGTCGGCGCGCAGCCTGTCGCGCCGGCTCTCGGCGTTGCGTGGCCTGTTCACCTTCCTGTTGCGCGAATCCCGGGTGCGTATCAATCCCGTCGCCGAGGTACGCGCGCCGCGGGCTGTCCGCCGTCTGCCCGCTGCCCTCGACGTGGACCAGGTTGGCCGCCTGATGGATGTTCCGGGCGAAGACCCGCTGGCGAGGCGCGACCGCGCCATCCTCGAGCTCTTCTATTCCAGCGGGCTGCGGCTGTCCGAGCTGGCGGGGCTGGATGTCGGTGACCTGCCCGGCCCGGACGCGCTGTTGCGGGTGACCGGCAAGGGCCGCAAGGACCGCCAGGTGCCGGTGGGCAGACAGGCGCGCGAGGCTATCGAGGACTGGTTGCAGGTCCGTGAACAACTGGCGCACAAGGGTGAGCCGGCGCTGTTCGTGGGCCGACATGGCCGCCGCCTGAGCCCGCGTGCCATCGAGCAGCGGGTCGCCCTGCATGCTCGCCGACAGGGGCTGCCCGTACACGTTCATCCGCACATGCTGCGACACTCCTTCGCCAGTCATCTGCTGGAATCCTCGGGCGAGTTGCGCGCGGTTCAAGAACTGCTCGGGCATGCCGATATCGCGACCACGGAAATCTACACGCATCTCGATTTCCAGCACTTGGCTCAAGTCTATGACCAGGCGCATCCGCGCGCCCGCAGGCGGAGCGACTGA
- a CDS encoding dihydroorotate dehydrogenase, with the protein MTTPDPRLHVDFCGLDFATPLVLLSGCVGFGEEYTRVAGFSNRDAGAVCLKGTTGSPRPGNVPHRVYETPGGMLNAIGLQNPGVDRVVDEILPTLDFSETRFIANVSGSTIEEYIAVTERFDDSPIDAIEINISCPNVKEGGVAFGNDPAMSARVVEACRKATSKPLITKLSPNQTDIAENARRCIEAGTDAFAVINTLMGMAIDIESRTPFIGNNQGGLSGPAIKPVAVLKTHQVYQVAREHGVPIIGQGGVTSASDAIEFLLAGATAVGVGTALFYDPLILPKINQGILDYLDRHGLESVSRLTGALRLNEPPVRGCGC; encoded by the coding sequence ATGACCACCCCCGACCCTCGCCTGCACGTCGATTTCTGCGGCCTGGACTTTGCCACCCCGCTGGTGCTGCTCTCGGGCTGCGTGGGCTTCGGCGAAGAGTACACGCGGGTTGCCGGCTTCTCCAACCGGGATGCCGGCGCGGTCTGCCTGAAGGGCACCACCGGCAGCCCGCGCCCGGGTAACGTGCCGCACCGGGTGTACGAAACCCCGGGTGGCATGCTCAATGCCATCGGCCTGCAGAACCCCGGGGTGGACCGGGTGGTGGACGAGATCCTGCCCACCCTGGATTTTTCGGAAACCCGCTTCATCGCCAACGTTTCGGGCTCGACCATCGAGGAGTACATCGCGGTCACCGAACGCTTCGACGACTCGCCCATCGACGCGATCGAGATCAACATCTCCTGTCCCAACGTCAAGGAAGGGGGCGTGGCCTTCGGCAACGATCCGGCCATGTCGGCGCGGGTGGTCGAGGCCTGCCGCAAGGCGACGAGCAAGCCGCTGATCACCAAGCTCTCGCCCAACCAGACCGATATCGCCGAGAACGCACGGCGCTGCATCGAGGCCGGGACCGATGCCTTCGCGGTGATCAACACCCTGATGGGCATGGCCATCGACATCGAGTCGCGTACCCCCTTCATCGGCAACAACCAGGGCGGGCTGTCCGGCCCGGCGATCAAGCCGGTGGCCGTGCTCAAGACCCACCAGGTCTACCAGGTGGCGCGCGAACACGGGGTGCCCATCATCGGCCAGGGCGGGGTGACCTCTGCCTCGGATGCCATCGAGTTCCTGCTCGCCGGCGCCACCGCGGTGGGTGTGGGTACCGCCCTGTTCTACGACCCGCTGATCCTGCCGAAGATCAACCAGGGCATCCTCGACTACCTGGATCGCCACGGGCTGGAGTCGGTCTCCCGGCTCACCGGTGCGCTGAGGCTCAACGAACCGCCGGTACGGGGTTGCGGCTGCTGA
- the dapF gene encoding diaminopimelate epimerase, giving the protein MRLHFSKMQGLGNDFVVIDATRRPVELDPGQLRHLADRRFGVGCDQILLVEPPRLPGTDFHYRIFNADGSEVEQCGNGARCFARFVRDHGLTDKDVIPVGTAGGPITLQVLDDGQVRVDMGAPSLEPADLPFEAEERASTYTLALDNGEAVTLSAVSMGNPHAVLLVDQVADAPVETLGPRIEHHPRFPRRVNVGFMAVRNRHEIDLRVWERGAGETLACGTGACAAVVAGRLRGLLEEPVTVHLPGGDLVISWDGEGQPVCMTGPATEVFEGDIAL; this is encoded by the coding sequence ATGCGACTGCACTTCAGCAAGATGCAGGGTCTGGGCAACGATTTCGTGGTGATCGACGCCACGCGCCGCCCGGTCGAACTGGATCCCGGGCAGCTGCGTCACCTCGCCGATCGTCGCTTCGGCGTCGGTTGCGACCAGATCCTGCTGGTCGAGCCGCCACGCCTGCCGGGTACCGATTTTCATTACCGCATCTTCAACGCCGATGGCTCCGAGGTGGAACAGTGCGGCAACGGCGCGCGCTGCTTCGCCCGTTTCGTGCGCGACCACGGGCTCACCGACAAGGACGTGATCCCGGTCGGCACCGCCGGTGGTCCCATCACGCTCCAGGTGCTCGACGACGGCCAGGTGCGGGTGGACATGGGAGCACCCTCCCTGGAGCCGGCCGATCTGCCCTTCGAGGCAGAGGAGCGCGCCTCGACCTACACCCTGGCGTTGGATAACGGCGAAGCGGTCACCCTCAGCGCGGTGTCGATGGGCAACCCGCATGCCGTGCTGCTCGTGGACCAGGTGGCAGATGCCCCGGTCGAGACCCTGGGCCCGCGAATCGAGCATCACCCGCGCTTTCCCCGGCGGGTGAACGTGGGTTTCATGGCGGTGCGCAACCGGCACGAGATCGACCTGCGTGTCTGGGAACGCGGAGCCGGCGAGACCCTGGCTTGCGGCACCGGGGCCTGTGCTGCGGTGGTCGCCGGCCGCCTGCGCGGACTGCTGGAGGAGCCGGTGACGGTCCACCTGCCGGGTGGGGATCTTGTGATAAGCTGGGACGGAGAAGGCCAGCCCGTCTGCATGACCGGTCCGGCCACCGAGGTATTCGAGGGCGACATCGCGTTATGA